The Salmonella enterica subsp. houtenae serovar Houten genome has a segment encoding these proteins:
- the norR gene encoding anaerobic nitric oxide reductase transcription regulator — translation MSFSVEVLAGIAIELQRGIGHQDRFQRLITTLRQVLACDASALLRYESRQFIPLAIDGLAQDVLGRRFALEGHPRLEAIARAGDVVRFPADSDLPDPYDGLIPGQESLKVHACVGLPLFAGQNLIGALTLDAMTPEQFEVFSDEELRLIAALTAGALSNALLIEQLESQNMLPGASGAFEPIKETHMIGLSPVMTQLKKEIEIVAGSDLNVLIGGETGTGKELVAKAIHQGSPRAINPLVYLNCAALPESVAESELFGHVKGAFTGAISHRSGKFEMADNGTLFLDEIGELSLALQAKLLRVLQYGDIQRVGDDRSLRVDVRVLAATNRDLREEVLAGRFRADLFHRLSVFPLFVPPLRERGDDVVLLAGYFCEQCRLRLGLSRVVLSPGARRHLLNYGWPGNVRELEHAIHRAVVLARATRAGDEVILEAQHFALSEDVLLAPPAESDLALPTCRNLRESTENFQREMIRQALAQNNHNWAASARALETDVANLHRLAKRLGLKD, via the coding sequence ATGAGTTTTTCCGTGGAGGTATTGGCGGGCATCGCCATTGAGTTACAACGCGGCATCGGGCATCAGGATCGTTTTCAACGGTTGATTACTACGCTGCGTCAGGTGCTGGCGTGCGACGCCTCGGCGCTGTTGCGTTATGAATCACGACAATTTATTCCATTGGCGATTGATGGCCTGGCGCAGGACGTGCTCGGCAGACGTTTTGCCCTGGAAGGGCATCCGCGCCTGGAAGCCATCGCCCGCGCGGGGGACGTAGTGCGTTTTCCGGCCGATAGCGATTTGCCCGATCCGTACGACGGGTTAATTCCCGGACAGGAAAGCCTGAAAGTCCACGCCTGTGTTGGTCTGCCGCTGTTTGCCGGACAGAACCTCATCGGTGCGCTGACCCTTGATGCTATGACGCCGGAGCAGTTCGAGGTATTCAGCGATGAAGAGCTGCGGCTTATCGCCGCGCTGACCGCCGGGGCATTGAGTAATGCGCTGTTGATTGAACAACTGGAAAGCCAGAACATGCTGCCGGGGGCGTCTGGCGCGTTCGAACCGATAAAAGAGACGCACATGATCGGCCTGTCGCCTGTAATGACGCAGTTAAAAAAAGAGATCGAGATTGTAGCGGGCTCCGATCTTAACGTGCTGATCGGCGGTGAAACGGGGACCGGTAAAGAGCTGGTGGCGAAAGCCATTCATCAGGGCTCCCCCAGAGCGATCAATCCGCTGGTCTATCTCAATTGCGCCGCGCTGCCGGAAAGCGTGGCGGAGAGCGAGTTGTTTGGTCATGTAAAAGGTGCATTTACCGGCGCCATCAGTCACCGTAGCGGGAAGTTCGAAATGGCCGATAACGGTACGCTGTTTCTGGATGAGATTGGCGAACTGTCGCTGGCGCTACAGGCCAAGCTACTGCGCGTATTGCAGTATGGCGATATTCAACGCGTCGGCGACGATCGTAGCCTGCGCGTGGATGTGCGGGTGTTGGCGGCGACTAACCGTGACCTGCGTGAAGAGGTGCTGGCGGGACGTTTCCGCGCCGATCTGTTCCATCGCCTGAGTGTTTTCCCGCTCTTTGTGCCGCCGCTACGCGAGCGCGGCGATGATGTGGTGCTGTTGGCGGGCTATTTTTGCGAGCAGTGCCGACTGCGGCTGGGGCTGTCCCGCGTAGTGCTGAGTCCCGGCGCGCGCCGCCATTTGCTCAACTATGGCTGGCCGGGCAACGTCCGGGAACTGGAACATGCTATTCACCGCGCGGTCGTGCTGGCGAGAGCGACCCGGGCTGGGGATGAGGTGATACTGGAGGCGCAGCACTTTGCCTTGTCAGAGGACGTTTTACTCGCGCCGCCTGCGGAAAGCGATCTGGCGCTGCCGACCTGCCGCAATTTGCGCGAATCGACGGAGAACTTCCAGCGAGAGATGATTCGCCAGGCGCTGGCGCAAAATAATCACAATTGGGCGGCCAGCGCGCGGGCGCTGGAAACCGACGTCGCCAACCTGCACCGGCTGGCGAAGCGGCTGGGACTGAAGGATTAG